The following proteins are encoded in a genomic region of Spirosoma sp. SC4-14:
- a CDS encoding YtxH domain-containing protein, whose amino-acid sequence MSFLRGVLAGLAIGYLTAPRSGKETRDKLTQRANDLQNQWEEGVSQLKSQFDQLVGTTENKVDQYANQAENKYNQYKNEAKGAKDKAKAEYNNAVDDAANSAKYGISKAEHDLKVG is encoded by the coding sequence ATGAGCTTTCTAAGAGGAGTATTAGCGGGGTTGGCAATCGGTTATTTAACAGCCCCCCGCAGCGGAAAAGAAACCCGGGACAAGTTAACTCAACGCGCCAACGACCTACAGAATCAGTGGGAAGAAGGTGTTTCACAACTAAAATCACAATTTGACCAACTGGTTGGCACTACCGAAAATAAAGTCGATCAATATGCCAATCAGGCTGAAAATAAATATAATCAGTACAAGAACGAAGCAAAAGGTGCCAAAGACAAGGCTAAAGCCGAGTATAACAATGCTGTTGATGATGCTGCTAATTCGGCTAAATATGGAATATCTAAAGCTGAGCACGACCTGAAAGTAGGGTAA
- a CDS encoding DUF2911 domain-containing protein gives MTNTRISRVFMLALAGVLMTMVAWAQGDKASRPSPPATATGKIDGATITINYSSPSVKGRQVWDPSGNLAPYGKVWRAGANEATTFETDKAIKVEGKELPAGKYGFFAIPGEKEWTIIFNKVPNQWGAFKYDQAQDQLRVTTKPKKSAQMNERLVYDVTNKAVVLKWENVEVPVAIK, from the coding sequence ATGACAAATACGCGTATCAGCCGGGTTTTTATGCTGGCCTTGGCCGGTGTGTTGATGACAATGGTTGCCTGGGCTCAGGGCGATAAAGCTAGTCGGCCCAGTCCACCAGCCACGGCTACTGGTAAAATTGATGGGGCTACTATTACAATCAACTATAGCAGTCCGTCCGTGAAAGGGCGTCAGGTTTGGGACCCGAGCGGAAATCTGGCTCCGTATGGCAAAGTGTGGCGGGCCGGAGCAAACGAAGCCACTACATTCGAAACCGATAAGGCTATCAAGGTAGAAGGGAAGGAGTTGCCCGCTGGCAAGTATGGTTTTTTTGCCATTCCCGGCGAAAAAGAATGGACCATTATTTTCAATAAGGTACCAAATCAGTGGGGCGCTTTCAAATACGACCAGGCTCAGGATCAGTTGCGGGTGACTACAAAGCCCAAAAAATCGGCGCAGATGAACGAACGGCTCGTATACGACGTAACCAACAAAGCGGTTGTGCTGAAATGGGAGAACGTTGAAGTGCCCGTTGCCATTAAGTAA